The proteins below come from a single Bryobacter aggregatus MPL3 genomic window:
- a CDS encoding ankyrin repeat domain-containing protein, with amino-acid sequence MRTVLLLLVSLTLAHAGELHQAARVCHVDRMKQLLAQHPSVSEADENGMPPLHIAVDANKRACVFLLINAGADPKARDRQGRTAIEIAAQIPNQRDRAMIGYMLQNFVRDPSQGPAQLMPWSLEHSVPRRQTDVTKMLLEMGVDPNAPGKEGTTPLAEAALKGDLESVRALVERGARPNAISRSGTQPIHDAALGDNAEVIRMLVAKGADVNARTRDENQTPLHVAAAMGKMKAVEALVALGADLTLKDAKGQTPLDAAERVELSDVVAFLRRAGMPK; translated from the coding sequence ATGCGCACGGTTCTTCTGTTGCTGGTATCACTTACCCTTGCTCACGCTGGAGAACTCCACCAAGCGGCGCGTGTGTGCCATGTGGACCGTATGAAGCAGTTGCTTGCGCAACACCCTTCGGTGAGCGAGGCGGACGAAAACGGGATGCCGCCACTCCATATCGCAGTCGATGCCAACAAGCGAGCTTGTGTGTTTCTTTTGATCAACGCGGGCGCGGATCCTAAGGCACGTGATCGGCAGGGCCGGACAGCAATCGAGATCGCTGCACAGATTCCGAACCAGCGGGACCGGGCGATGATCGGCTACATGCTGCAGAATTTCGTCCGGGATCCGTCTCAAGGACCGGCACAATTGATGCCTTGGTCGCTCGAGCATTCTGTGCCTCGCCGCCAGACCGATGTCACGAAGATGCTGCTGGAGATGGGTGTCGATCCGAATGCGCCTGGAAAAGAAGGCACAACGCCGCTTGCCGAAGCTGCGTTGAAGGGCGATCTTGAGAGCGTTCGCGCGCTTGTGGAGCGCGGCGCGCGGCCCAACGCCATCAGCCGGTCGGGTACGCAGCCGATCCATGATGCAGCGCTGGGTGATAACGCGGAGGTCATCCGGATGCTAGTCGCGAAAGGTGCAGATGTAAACGCCCGCACTCGGGACGAGAATCAAACGCCGCTTCATGTTGCGGCAGCAATGGGCAAGATGAAAGCGGTCGAGGCGCTCGTCGCACTCGGCGCGGATCTGACTCTGAAAGACGCAAAGGGACAGACGCCACTCGATGCTGCTGAACGAGTTGAGCTCAGCGATGTTGTCGCCTTCCTGAGACGTGCAGGGATGCCGAAGTAA